One genomic region from Cetobacterium sp. 8H encodes:
- the corA gene encoding magnesium/cobalt transporter CorA produces MNKKIGLQPGTLLYTGNRSPDAEIPITHYIYNSESFKKNSFIFKDNLLIELHPSHVNWLNIGGIHNTDLIKKVGDFFNIDSLILEDLLNSSQRPKLEVREDFIFITLKMISHSSKKNVYEYEQISFILFSNLLISFQENPFDVFDSIRCRIEKGIGRLKNRKEGYLTYSLIDRIVDNYFIIIDDLEERIDNLEERIATNSKKADFDEILELKKELLKFKKSTLPLRELSSKLRDSDIEEYLGENIDIFLKDLQDHIIIVSEATEALFSRGNELLQLYHSTISNGMNEIMKVLTMISTIFIPLSFLAGLYGMNFEYIPELKYKYAYFFLLAFMGALFLGTIYFFKRKKWW; encoded by the coding sequence TTGAATAAAAAAATTGGTTTACAACCCGGTACTCTATTATATACAGGAAACAGAAGTCCGGATGCAGAGATTCCTATTACTCACTATATTTATAATAGTGAATCTTTTAAAAAAAATAGCTTCATTTTTAAAGATAATCTTTTGATTGAGCTTCACCCATCTCATGTAAATTGGCTTAATATTGGTGGTATTCACAATACTGATCTAATTAAAAAAGTTGGAGATTTTTTTAATATTGATTCACTTATTTTGGAGGACTTATTAAATAGTTCCCAAAGACCCAAATTAGAAGTAAGAGAGGATTTTATTTTTATTACTCTAAAAATGATTTCACACTCTAGTAAAAAAAATGTATATGAATATGAACAAATTTCATTTATTTTATTTTCAAATCTTTTAATCTCTTTTCAAGAAAATCCTTTCGATGTTTTTGATAGTATTAGATGTCGAATTGAAAAAGGTATTGGAAGATTAAAAAATAGAAAAGAAGGATATTTAACCTATTCTTTAATCGATAGAATCGTAGACAACTATTTTATTATAATAGATGATTTAGAAGAAAGAATCGATAATTTAGAGGAAAGAATTGCAACCAATTCTAAAAAAGCTGATTTTGATGAAATTCTAGAGTTAAAAAAAGAACTTTTAAAATTTAAAAAATCAACTCTTCCCCTTAGAGAACTTTCATCAAAACTTAGAGATTCGGATATCGAGGAATATTTAGGTGAAAATATCGATATTTTTCTTAAAGATTTACAAGATCACATTATTATTGTTAGTGAAGCTACCGAGGCCCTCTTTAGCAGAGGCAATGAACTTTTACAACTTTATCATTCTACAATAAGTAATGGTATGAATGAGATTATGAAAGTTTTGACTATGATTTCTACAATATTTATTCCTCTTAGTTTTTTAGCTGGACTTTATGGAATGAATTTTGAATACATACCAGAACTGAAGTATAAATATGCATATTTTTTTCTTTTAGCTTTTATGGGAGCACTTTTTTTAGGTACTATCTATTTTTTCAAAAGAAAAAAATGGTGGTAA
- a CDS encoding aspartate ammonia-lyase: protein MEKFRLESDSIGTIQVPAEAYYGVQSLRGKNNFFITGYRLGNDFIKALAYVKKASAIANLQADMLPEDVVKAIVTASEEIIDGKFMDQFITDVIQGGAGTSMNMNINEVIANRGGELLGGELGKYDKVHPNDHVNYGQSTNDVIPTAGKLAIQMMSEELLNTLQRLYDTLIQKSVEFDGVIKMGRTHLQDAVPIRLGQEFKAYAQPIARDIKRIKLALEDLKTVNMGATAVGTGINADTKYVEDVVRILSEVSGVDFVQADDLVDGTRNLDGFVWLSSALKVAAVNLSKMANDLRLMASGPKTGLAEINLPQQQPGSSIMPGKVNPVIPEVMNQVCFQMFGNDQTITKAAEAGQLELNVFEPVLFFNLFQSIEILKNGVNTLIDNCLVGITANKERCQELVDKSVGTITALNPHIGYKNAADIAKTSIKTGVSVVDLILERKLLTKAELDIILNPFEMTKPGIPGKSLLKNR from the coding sequence TTGGAAAAGTTTAGATTAGAGAGTGATTCAATAGGAACAATTCAAGTACCTGCAGAAGCATATTATGGGGTTCAATCATTAAGAGGAAAAAATAACTTCTTTATCACTGGTTACAGATTAGGAAATGATTTTATAAAAGCTTTAGCATATGTAAAAAAAGCATCTGCAATTGCAAACTTACAAGCAGACATGTTGCCAGAAGATGTAGTTAAAGCTATAGTAACAGCTTCAGAAGAGATAATAGATGGGAAGTTCATGGACCAATTTATAACTGATGTTATTCAAGGTGGAGCGGGAACATCTATGAATATGAATATAAACGAAGTTATAGCAAATAGAGGTGGAGAGTTATTAGGAGGAGAATTAGGGAAATATGATAAAGTTCACCCTAATGATCATGTAAACTATGGACAATCTACAAATGATGTTATACCAACAGCTGGAAAATTAGCTATCCAAATGATGTCAGAAGAGCTTTTAAATACTTTACAGAGATTATACGATACATTAATTCAAAAGAGTGTAGAGTTTGATGGTGTTATAAAAATGGGAAGAACTCATTTACAAGATGCAGTACCTATTAGATTAGGACAAGAGTTTAAAGCATATGCTCAGCCAATAGCAAGAGATATAAAGAGAATTAAATTAGCTCTTGAGGATTTAAAAACTGTAAACATGGGAGCAACAGCAGTTGGAACTGGAATAAATGCTGATACAAAGTATGTTGAAGATGTAGTTAGAATATTATCAGAAGTATCTGGAGTAGATTTTGTTCAAGCTGACGATTTAGTTGATGGAACAAGAAACTTAGATGGGTTTGTATGGCTATCTTCAGCTTTAAAAGTAGCAGCAGTTAACTTGTCAAAAATGGCTAATGATTTGAGACTTATGGCATCAGGACCAAAAACAGGATTAGCAGAAATTAACTTACCACAACAACAACCAGGATCTTCAATCATGCCTGGAAAAGTTAACCCAGTTATCCCTGAAGTTATGAACCAAGTTTGTTTCCAAATGTTTGGAAATGACCAAACAATAACTAAAGCTGCAGAAGCAGGGCAACTTGAGTTAAACGTATTTGAACCAGTATTATTCTTTAATTTATTCCAATCTATTGAAATACTAAAAAATGGAGTAAATACATTAATAGATAACTGTTTAGTAGGAATAACTGCTAATAAGGAAAGATGTCAAGAGTTAGTTGATAAGAGTGTTGGAACAATAACAGCTTTAAATCCTCACATTGGATATAAAAATGCTGCTGATATAGCAAAGACATCTATAAAAACAGGAGTTTCAGTTGTAGACTTAATTTTAGAGAGAAAATTATTAACAAAGGCTGAATTAGATATAATTCTAAATCCGTTTGAGATGACTAAGCCAGGAATTCCGGGAAAAAGCTTATTAAAAAATAGATAA
- the murF gene encoding UDP-N-acetylmuramoyl-tripeptide--D-alanyl-D-alanine ligase, whose amino-acid sequence MKTFTKLLKRYFQSLDRLENITVSNVRMDSKKVTDNSLFIAINNGNRYIEEAINRGASLVISDKPEQFSNHEKVIKVEDSVETLQELAKLYREDLGLKVIAITGSEGKTTTKDLVYGVLSKKYKTKKTLGNYNNQIGLPYTILQLEDDDEVAVLELGMSALGEIDRLSEIAAPNFGIITNIGDSHLEYLINRDNVFLAKTEILKYIDKNNVLVFGDDPYLKDLDALKIGFDKNSDYLIEDFVETYRGVEFKLNDKSYFIPLNGKHNSLNASFAIAMGQILGMNYQEIKDSLLDISITGMRFQKIEKEEILYINDAYNASPVSMEAALNTFLSLPIDKKKIVVLGDALELGEDEIKYHVQIIKKAIECDFSEIFVYGERMKKASDLIKSSKVKHFDSKVSIRENIKNLGSVAVLLKGSRGMKLEEIICD is encoded by the coding sequence TTGAAAACATTTACCAAGCTTTTAAAAAGATATTTTCAAAGTTTAGATAGATTAGAGAACATAACGGTAAGTAATGTTCGGATGGATAGCAAGAAAGTGACCGATAACTCTTTGTTTATAGCCATAAATAATGGTAACAGATATATAGAAGAAGCTATAAATAGAGGAGCTAGTTTAGTTATAAGTGATAAGCCAGAGCAATTTTCCAATCATGAAAAAGTGATTAAGGTTGAAGATAGTGTTGAAACTCTTCAAGAATTGGCAAAGTTATATAGGGAAGATTTGGGCCTAAAAGTTATTGCCATAACTGGAAGTGAGGGAAAAACAACAACAAAAGATTTAGTGTATGGAGTTCTATCAAAAAAATATAAAACTAAAAAAACCTTAGGTAATTACAACAACCAAATAGGATTACCTTATACAATACTTCAACTTGAAGATGACGATGAAGTTGCTGTTTTAGAGCTAGGAATGAGTGCTTTAGGAGAAATCGATAGACTTTCTGAAATAGCGGCACCTAATTTTGGAATTATAACAAATATAGGTGATTCACATCTAGAATACTTAATTAATAGAGATAATGTTTTTTTAGCTAAAACAGAGATTTTAAAATATATAGATAAAAATAATGTTTTAGTTTTTGGAGATGACCCATATCTTAAAGATTTAGATGCATTAAAAATTGGTTTTGATAAAAATAGTGATTATTTAATTGAAGATTTTGTTGAAACTTATAGAGGTGTAGAATTTAAACTGAATGATAAAAGTTATTTTATTCCACTTAATGGAAAGCATAACTCTTTAAATGCATCATTTGCGATAGCAATGGGGCAAATTTTAGGGATGAACTATCAGGAGATTAAAGACTCTCTTCTTGATATTTCGATAACAGGAATGAGATTTCAAAAAATAGAAAAAGAAGAAATTTTATATATAAATGATGCTTATAATGCTAGCCCAGTATCAATGGAGGCTGCTTTAAATACGTTCTTATCTCTACCTATAGATAAGAAAAAAATAGTGGTATTAGGAGATGCACTAGAACTTGGAGAAGATGAAATTAAATACCATGTACAAATAATAAAAAAAGCAATAGAATGTGATTTTTCTGAGATATTTGTTTATGGTGAAAGAATGAAAAAAGCTTCAGATTTAATCAAATCATCCAAGGTAAAGCATTTTGATAGCAAGGTATCAATAAGAGAAAATATAAAAAATCTAGGTTCTGTTGCAGTCCTTTTAAAAGGCTCAAGAGGAATGAAACTAGAAGAAATAATATGTGATTAA
- a CDS encoding mechanosensitive ion channel family protein, with translation MEHAISTFLNELLTALAKATPIILKKLVLLGILWATYKPFKNFCFRAFRKFLSLKKLDELLVHFLESLLNIAIIMFYILDVIQIIGIEMTSVLALLGSIGIGVGLALKGSLSDLAGGMQILASRYFTKGDYIVTCGVEGIVQRITFLYTVLHTVDNKFVVVPNGKLSGEVIINAGANLERRVDSVFSVSYDTSIDKVKEILREIAENHPLVLKDKDIFVRLSKHNASSLDFTMRVWAKKDHYWDVFFDLQETVKKRFDQEGIEIPYNKIDVYQK, from the coding sequence ATGGAACACGCTATTTCTACATTTTTAAATGAGTTACTTACAGCATTAGCTAAAGCAACACCTATCATTTTAAAAAAATTAGTTTTACTAGGAATTTTATGGGCAACTTATAAGCCTTTCAAGAACTTTTGCTTTAGAGCATTTAGAAAGTTCTTATCTTTAAAAAAATTAGATGAACTTTTAGTTCACTTTTTAGAGTCGTTACTTAACATTGCAATCATCATGTTTTATATTTTAGATGTTATACAGATTATTGGTATTGAAATGACATCTGTATTAGCACTTCTTGGATCTATCGGTATCGGTGTGGGACTTGCTTTAAAAGGAAGTTTATCTGATTTAGCTGGTGGAATGCAAATACTTGCTTCAAGATATTTTACAAAAGGTGATTATATTGTTACATGTGGCGTAGAAGGAATTGTTCAAAGAATCACTTTCCTTTATACTGTACTACATACTGTTGATAATAAATTTGTAGTTGTTCCTAACGGAAAGCTTTCAGGTGAGGTTATTATAAATGCTGGAGCTAACTTAGAAAGAAGAGTTGACTCTGTTTTCTCTGTTTCTTACGACACATCTATTGATAAAGTTAAAGAAATTTTAAGAGAGATTGCTGAAAATCATCCTCTTGTTTTAAAAGATAAAGATATATTTGTTAGACTTAGCAAACATAACGCTAGCTCACTTGATTTTACAATGAGAGTTTGGGCGAAAAAAGATCACTATTGGGATGTTTTCTTCGATCTTCAAGAAACTGTTAAAAAGAGATTCGACCAAGAGGGAATTGAAATACCATATAACAAAATCGACGTTTACCAAAAATAA
- a CDS encoding YegS/Rv2252/BmrU family lipid kinase, with protein sequence MKVEKRAKLIYNPVSGGGKILKDLDKIFKIYQEFGYVIDIFRISKDCVKEDVLKNIELYDHFLISGGDGTINSFVNLLKQNNKDIPIGILPAGTANDFANVIEMPKDVEEACRKILTSKEKEIDLGRINNSFFINIASLGIFSTISQTTDRTLIKTMGKLAYVLNGIKEMTKVKKIKVMLESDQYSTITDVISILVFNGRSAGNFPLAYNALLDDGYFDVLVLKPDFIGDFPEMSTALITKTHLEKKFHSVKYFKTKYLKIVGVDNYITDIDGETGPSLPVEIECIHKGLKVLGIN encoded by the coding sequence ATGAAAGTAGAGAAGAGAGCAAAATTAATATATAATCCTGTTTCAGGTGGTGGAAAAATATTAAAAGATCTTGATAAAATATTTAAAATTTATCAAGAATTTGGTTACGTAATAGATATATTTAGAATTTCAAAGGATTGTGTAAAAGAAGATGTTTTAAAAAACATTGAATTATACGATCATTTTTTAATTTCAGGAGGAGATGGAACTATAAATAGTTTTGTAAATCTTCTAAAGCAAAACAATAAAGATATTCCTATTGGCATATTACCAGCTGGAACAGCAAATGATTTTGCTAATGTAATAGAAATGCCTAAAGATGTTGAAGAAGCTTGCAGAAAAATTTTAACTTCAAAAGAAAAAGAGATAGATTTAGGACGTATAAATAACTCTTTTTTTATAAATATTGCAAGTTTAGGTATTTTTTCAACAATATCTCAAACAACAGATAGAACTCTTATAAAAACAATGGGAAAGTTAGCATATGTTTTGAATGGAATAAAAGAGATGACAAAGGTAAAAAAAATAAAAGTGATGTTAGAAAGTGATCAATATAGTACAATAACTGATGTTATTTCTATTTTAGTTTTTAATGGTAGAAGTGCAGGAAATTTTCCGTTAGCATACAATGCTTTATTAGATGATGGATATTTTGATGTATTAGTTTTAAAACCTGATTTTATAGGAGATTTTCCAGAGATGAGTACAGCTTTAATAACGAAAACGCATCTAGAAAAAAAGTTCCACTCTGTAAAGTACTTTAAAACAAAATATTTAAAGATAGTTGGAGTTGATAACTATATAACGGATATTGATGGTGAAACTGGTCCAAGTTTACCAGTAGAGATAGAGTGTATACATAAAGGATTAAAAGTTCTAGGGATTAACTAA
- the mraY gene encoding phospho-N-acetylmuramoyl-pentapeptide-transferase, protein MLYFLAGYTPVLEGFKSIYLRGFLAFILAFLIVLVAGKPFIKYLKKKKFGEEIREEGPVSHFSKKGTPTMGGILIIFGTLLTSLLVSDLTNKFIILMIVITLLFSGIGFVDDYKKFTVNKKGLSGKKKLLGQCCIAFGTWYFIKTFGLTGNKVIDLSIVNPMISNSNYYLGSFLMLLFIAIVLMGTSNAVNITDGLDGLAIMPVVIGATILGIITYFTGHTELSKHLNLHYIAGIGELTVFLSALIGSGLGFLWYNFYPAQIFMGDTGSLTLGGILGVVAILLKQELLLPIIGGVFVLEAVSVILQVGSFKLRGKRVFRMAPIHHHFELAGLPETKVTMRFWIVALFLGMIALGIVRMRGIL, encoded by the coding sequence ATGCTGTATTTTTTAGCAGGATATACGCCAGTACTAGAAGGATTTAAATCAATATATTTAAGAGGTTTTTTAGCATTTATATTGGCATTTTTGATAGTTTTGGTTGCGGGAAAACCGTTTATAAAATATTTAAAAAAGAAAAAGTTTGGAGAAGAGATTAGAGAAGAGGGGCCTGTAAGTCATTTTTCAAAAAAAGGAACTCCAACGATGGGTGGAATATTAATAATTTTTGGAACTTTATTGACGAGTTTATTGGTAAGTGATTTAACTAATAAGTTCATTATTTTAATGATAGTTATAACATTGCTTTTTAGTGGTATTGGATTTGTAGATGACTATAAAAAGTTTACTGTTAATAAAAAAGGATTGTCTGGAAAGAAAAAACTTTTAGGTCAATGCTGTATAGCTTTTGGAACATGGTATTTTATAAAAACATTTGGATTGACAGGAAATAAGGTAATAGATCTGTCAATTGTTAATCCAATGATATCAAATAGCAATTATTATTTGGGAAGTTTTTTAATGTTACTTTTTATAGCGATAGTGTTAATGGGAACTTCTAATGCAGTTAACATAACTGATGGATTAGATGGGTTAGCAATTATGCCAGTAGTTATAGGAGCAACAATATTGGGAATCATTACATATTTTACTGGACATACAGAGCTAAGTAAACATTTAAATTTACATTATATAGCTGGAATTGGAGAGCTAACAGTTTTCTTATCAGCACTGATAGGATCAGGATTAGGGTTTTTATGGTATAATTTTTATCCAGCTCAAATATTTATGGGAGATACAGGGTCATTAACTCTAGGAGGAATATTAGGAGTTGTAGCAATACTTTTAAAGCAAGAGTTACTACTTCCAATAATTGGTGGTGTATTCGTTTTAGAGGCAGTTTCAGTTATATTACAGGTAGGTTCATTTAAATTAAGAGGGAAAAGAGTTTTCCGTATGGCACCAATCCACCATCACTTTGAATTGGCAGGATTACCTGAAACAAAAGTAACAATGAGATTTTGGATAGTTGCATTATTCTTGGGAATGATAGCTTTAGGAATAGTTAGAATGAGAGGAATATTGTAA
- a CDS encoding GntR family transcriptional regulator, translating to MSRENSNSAYAYKILKRNIFELNLKPGSELSEKVIGDKLGMSRTPIREALILLKHDQLIESIPQKGTFVTKISAQKVLEAKILRVALETAAFERVVENLDEEFIEDLRTNIKMQRVYCEGNRNYLEFHKMDNDFHKMIFEKAGIPGLWELAINGTGHYQRVRVLNAKNKTSDISVVKEHEEILEYLEKRDINKLRGMLEHHLGRTLLKLKKLEAENPEYFENKEDASKEDNFILLK from the coding sequence ATGTCTAGAGAAAATAGTAACTCAGCATATGCGTATAAAATTTTAAAAAGGAATATATTTGAATTAAACTTAAAACCAGGAAGCGAATTGAGTGAAAAGGTTATAGGAGATAAGCTTGGGATGAGTAGAACTCCGATAAGAGAGGCTTTGATTTTATTAAAGCATGACCAGTTGATAGAGAGTATTCCACAAAAAGGAACGTTTGTAACAAAAATAAGTGCTCAGAAAGTATTGGAGGCAAAGATTTTGAGAGTTGCTCTTGAAACAGCAGCTTTTGAAAGAGTTGTAGAAAACTTAGATGAAGAATTTATTGAAGATTTAAGAACAAATATAAAGATGCAAAGAGTTTATTGTGAGGGGAATCGTAATTATTTAGAGTTTCATAAAATGGATAATGATTTTCATAAAATGATATTTGAAAAAGCAGGAATACCTGGATTGTGGGAGCTAGCGATAAATGGAACTGGACACTATCAACGTGTAAGAGTTTTGAATGCAAAAAATAAAACAAGTGATATCTCAGTTGTTAAAGAGCATGAAGAGATATTAGAATATCTAGAAAAAAGAGATATAAATAAATTAAGAGGGATGCTAGAGCATCATTTAGGAAGAACTCTTTTAAAACTGAAAAAATTAGAGGCAGAAAATCCAGAGTATTTTGAAAATAAAGAGGATGCCTCAAAAGAAGATAATTTTATTTTATTAAAGTAA
- the bioD gene encoding dethiobiotin synthase: MINKLNEGYFIIGTDTDIGKTYVSSLIFKSLSPLNVGYYKPLQTGCYKKNDIFVPLDPQFLCDFSGVSLREDMTTYLFENPVSPHLASEIENKEIDIETLLNHWKNMKTNYQTCIVEAAGGIYVPIIRNKYYMYDFVKDLNLPVILVCSSKVGAINHTMLTIDFLKSKNIHIQGIIFNNYTDEFYEKDNIKVVLECSKINNFLIINKNESIIAQEKLLHFLTI; the protein is encoded by the coding sequence TTGATAAATAAACTTAATGAAGGATATTTTATTATAGGGACAGATACTGATATAGGGAAGACGTATGTGTCTTCCCTTATTTTCAAATCACTATCTCCTCTAAATGTCGGTTATTATAAACCTTTACAAACAGGATGTTACAAAAAAAATGATATCTTTGTTCCTTTAGATCCTCAATTTTTATGTGATTTCAGTGGTGTTTCGCTAAGAGAAGACATGACTACATATCTTTTTGAAAACCCTGTTTCTCCACATCTTGCTTCTGAGATAGAAAATAAAGAAATTGATATCGAGACTCTTTTAAATCACTGGAAAAATATGAAAACAAACTACCAGACATGTATTGTAGAAGCTGCTGGTGGAATATATGTTCCAATAATAAGAAACAAATACTACATGTATGATTTTGTAAAAGATTTAAACTTACCTGTTATTCTAGTTTGCTCTTCTAAAGTTGGAGCTATAAATCATACCATGCTGACTATTGATTTTCTAAAGTCTAAAAACATTCATATACAAGGTATTATTTTTAATAATTACACAGATGAATTCTATGAAAAAGATAATATTAAAGTAGTTCTTGAATGTAGTAAAATAAATAATTTCTTAATAATAAATAAGAACGAGAGTATCATTGCTCAAGAAAAACTTCTACACTTTTTAACTATATAA
- the bioB gene encoding biotin synthase BioB: MKNFIFELKNQIQKGQGISFKDAEILINLDLTTQSEEIFYLSECANEIRKHFCGDKFNLCTIMNAKSGKCPEDCRYCAQSAHFTTPSPVYPLTGKVEALNLAQAVKDEGANRFSLVTSGRGLLTTKETLEVKALYEHLKANCDIHLCASHGLLNEESAKALKEAGVKTYHHNLETSRNFYHEICTTHSYQDRVDTIILAQEVGMEVCSGGIFGLGESRKDRLDMAFELKSLNIKSIPLNFLTPIEGTPMEKYQTVEPLELIKTIAVYRFINPDASIRYAGGRLQLGDLEIQGIRGGINSALTGNFLTTTGSTISSDKEMLLKEGFVLDK; the protein is encoded by the coding sequence TTGAAAAACTTTATATTTGAATTAAAAAACCAAATACAGAAAGGGCAAGGTATCTCTTTTAAAGATGCTGAAATTCTTATAAATTTAGATTTAACGACACAATCTGAAGAGATTTTTTACCTATCAGAATGTGCAAATGAAATCAGAAAACATTTTTGTGGAGATAAATTTAATCTTTGTACAATAATGAATGCAAAATCTGGAAAATGCCCAGAAGACTGTAGATATTGTGCTCAGTCAGCTCACTTCACAACTCCTTCTCCTGTGTATCCTTTAACAGGTAAAGTTGAGGCTTTAAATTTAGCTCAAGCCGTTAAGGATGAAGGTGCTAACCGTTTTTCTTTAGTTACTAGTGGAAGAGGTCTTCTAACAACTAAAGAAACATTAGAAGTAAAAGCTTTATATGAGCATTTAAAGGCTAACTGTGACATACACCTTTGTGCATCTCATGGCCTTTTAAATGAAGAGTCGGCTAAAGCACTAAAAGAAGCTGGAGTGAAAACTTACCATCACAATTTAGAAACTTCTAGAAATTTCTATCATGAAATTTGTACAACACACTCATACCAAGATAGAGTTGATACTATAATTTTAGCTCAAGAAGTTGGGATGGAAGTCTGTAGTGGAGGAATTTTTGGTCTAGGCGAAAGCAGAAAAGATCGTTTAGATATGGCTTTTGAATTAAAATCACTAAACATTAAATCTATTCCACTTAACTTTCTAACTCCAATAGAAGGTACACCTATGGAAAAATACCAAACTGTTGAACCATTAGAACTTATAAAAACTATTGCAGTATATCGTTTTATAAATCCTGATGCATCTATCAGATATGCTGGTGGAAGATTGCAGCTAGGTGATTTAGAGATTCAAGGTATTAGAGGTGGAATTAACTCAGCTCTTACAGGAAACTTCTTAACAACAACTGGAAGTACTATTTCATCCGATAAAGAGATGTTATTAAAGGAGGGATTTGTTCTTGATAAATAA
- the cdd gene encoding cytidine deaminase yields MKLEEKVILQYLDKAIKAREEAYTPYSNFKVGAVLVDENGVETSGANIENASYGLSNCAERSAIFAAASKGMRKIKIIAVVADTSKPVSPCGACRQVIKEFAMDDTIIILGNLKKDYKIMTMEELLPYGFEL; encoded by the coding sequence ATGAAACTAGAAGAAAAAGTAATATTACAATATTTAGATAAAGCTATTAAAGCAAGAGAAGAAGCATATACACCTTATTCGAATTTTAAAGTGGGTGCAGTTTTAGTGGATGAAAATGGAGTTGAAACTTCAGGTGCTAATATAGAAAATGCTTCTTATGGACTTTCTAATTGTGCTGAAAGAAGTGCAATATTCGCAGCAGCAAGTAAAGGTATGAGAAAGATTAAAATAATAGCTGTAGTTGCTGATACATCAAAACCTGTAAGTCCGTGTGGAGCATGCAGACAAGTTATAAAAGAATTTGCAATGGATGATACAATAATAATTTTGGGTAATTTGAAAAAAGACTATAAGATTATGACAATGGAAGAGCTATTACCTTACGGATTTGAGTTATAA